Proteins from one Chanodichthys erythropterus isolate Z2021 chromosome 15, ASM2448905v1, whole genome shotgun sequence genomic window:
- the LOC137037794 gene encoding solute carrier family 66 member 2 isoform X3: MDEVIMDQIMYVVHQMVSWIASFAIIFGGVVPYIPQYRDIRRTQNAEGFSTYVCLVLLIANILRILFRFGRYFETPLLWQSIIMIITMLIMLSLCTNVRMATELNTKRRSFTATDSKDEEIKVPKRLFLDFDWNYFWFWSRFVDYLQCVLAFTVLAAYVTYLLLDSVLFVESLGFLAVFTEAMLGTPQLYCNYQNKSTEGMSTDLMAQAGSCRWHHASLTR; encoded by the exons ATGGATGAAGTGATTATGGATCAGATCATGTATGTTGTTCATCAAATGGTGTCTTGGATCGCATCTTTTGCCATCATATTTGGAGGAGTTGTGCCATACATCCCTCAGTACAGGGATATCCGCAGGACTCAGAATGCTGAAGGATTCTCCACATATGTTTGCCTGGTTCTGCTGATAGCCAACATATTAAGAATACTATTTAG gtttGGACGTTACTTTGAGACTCCACTGCTTTGGCAGAGTATAATCATGATCATCACAATGTTAATCATGCTTAGCCTGTGCACCAACGTCCGCATGGCCACTGAACTCAACACCAAACGCCGCTCGTTCACAG CAACAGACAGTAAGGACGAAGAAATCAAAGTTCCTAAGAGGCTGTTTCTGG ACTTTGACTGGAATTACTTCTGGTTTTGGAGTCGTTTTGTGGATTACCTGCAGTGTGTGCTGGCTTTCACAGTGTTGGCTGCCTACGTGACGTACCTGCTACTGGACTCTGTTCTGTTTGTAGAGAGCCTGGGTTTCCTTGCTGTATTCACGGAGGCCATGCTGGGAACACCACAACTTTATTGCAACTACCAGAACAAATCTACTGAAGGAATGAG
- the LOC137001951 gene encoding heat shock factor-binding protein 1-like protein 1, which translates to MAGSESKAAKDLTAMMETTMQQLQNRFQNVSDQIISKMDEMGTRIDDLEKNVADLMTQAGMEDHHKSNDFEKRTSWPKH; encoded by the exons ATGGCAGGATCCGAGTCAAAAGCCGCCAAAGATTTGACTGCAATG ATGGAGACGACAATGCAACAACTTCAGAACAGGTTTCAGAACGTATCTGACCAGATCATCtccaaaa TGGATGAGATGGGAACACGTATAGATGACCTGGAGAAGAATGTCGCTGATCTCATGACACAAGCAGGAATGGAAGATCATCATAAATCAAA TGACTTTGAAAAGAGAACAAGCTGGCCAAAGCACTGA